In one Aeromicrobium erythreum genomic region, the following are encoded:
- a CDS encoding response regulator transcription factor: MRVVIVEDDAGVAAALTQVLRDRGWTVRHAPTAQEAMPLVDDADLVLLDMGLPDRDGLWVCQQVRARSDVPVVALTARRHEGAVVAALRAGVDDYVTKPYSTDVLLARVDAVLRRTHGPVSRPPRVDAGLEVDVEARRVHFPDGASVDLTAKECELLRALARTPDEPVTRAALMEEVWDTTWVGASRTLDVHVAALRSKLSERVVIDTVRGVGYRLARPGGVA; the protein is encoded by the coding sequence GTGCGAGTGGTGATCGTCGAGGACGACGCGGGCGTGGCGGCCGCGCTGACGCAGGTGCTGCGTGACCGCGGCTGGACGGTGCGGCACGCGCCGACGGCGCAGGAGGCCATGCCCCTGGTCGACGACGCCGACCTCGTCCTGCTCGACATGGGCCTGCCGGACCGTGACGGGCTCTGGGTCTGCCAGCAGGTGCGCGCACGCTCCGACGTCCCGGTGGTCGCCCTCACCGCCCGCCGTCACGAGGGCGCCGTCGTGGCGGCACTGCGCGCGGGCGTCGACGACTACGTCACCAAGCCGTACAGCACCGACGTGCTGCTGGCGAGGGTCGACGCCGTCCTGCGCCGCACGCACGGCCCGGTGAGCCGCCCGCCGAGGGTCGACGCGGGCCTGGAGGTCGACGTCGAGGCGCGACGGGTCCACTTCCCCGACGGCGCGTCCGTCGACCTGACGGCCAAGGAGTGCGAGCTGCTCCGCGCGCTGGCCCGTACGCCGGACGAGCCGGTCACGCGGGCCGCCCTGATGGAGGAGGTGTGGGACACCACCTGGGTGGGAGCGTCCCGGACGCTCGACGTGCACGTGGCGGCGCTGCGTTCCAAGCTGTCCGAGCGGGTGGTGATCGACACGGTGCGCGGCGTCGGCTACCGGCTCGCTCGCCCCGGCGGCGTGGCGTGA
- a CDS encoding S1C family serine protease: MTDQNDPFADRPYTPPTQRGDGDASSPGAEGTSEQAPQGAADHTPSGTPADHEPTVQTPVGEHPHPTVEQPAAARPDEQPTTPQPAATPVPPEYAHRYEAPAAPQAAAPAGEPTVVLPGGGAGAVPPAFVAQEAAPAPKPRRRGTRLVAAAAAVVLLGAAGGAGGSALYDQLSGDSGTSPVVSSLDSDSGSGDAQATSGQVEKVAKAVLPSVVQINVAGGSEAGSGTGIIISSNGNILTNNHVVEAAAQQGTITVAFSDGTTSSAQIVGRDPKTDLAVVKVDRTGLTPATFGKSSDLAVGEEVVAIGSPFGLESTVTSGIVSALNRPVSSSDGTGQNTTVFPAVQTDAAINPGNSGGPLVDLEGRVVGINSAIRSGGTTSASAGSIGLGFAIPIDLAKSVADQLVKGEQVEHALIGVTVRPAVSNDEITGIGAEITEVNPDSPGAKAGLERGDIVTAINNQPVGSSDALVAGIRGYRPGEQVTLTYLRDGKKAETQVTLASDGGATAD; this comes from the coding sequence ATGACCGACCAGAACGATCCCTTCGCCGATCGCCCGTACACGCCGCCGACGCAGCGCGGTGACGGCGACGCCTCCTCCCCCGGTGCGGAGGGGACCTCCGAGCAGGCCCCGCAGGGGGCCGCGGACCACACGCCGTCCGGCACCCCGGCCGACCACGAGCCCACGGTGCAGACCCCGGTCGGTGAGCACCCCCACCCCACCGTCGAGCAGCCGGCAGCGGCCCGCCCCGACGAGCAGCCGACGACACCGCAGCCGGCCGCCACCCCCGTCCCCCCGGAGTACGCGCACCGCTACGAGGCACCTGCCGCCCCCCAGGCCGCTGCCCCGGCCGGCGAGCCGACGGTCGTGCTCCCCGGCGGTGGCGCCGGCGCGGTGCCTCCGGCGTTCGTCGCCCAGGAGGCGGCGCCCGCGCCCAAGCCGCGCCGCAGGGGCACGCGCCTCGTGGCCGCGGCCGCGGCGGTCGTCCTGCTGGGCGCCGCCGGCGGTGCCGGCGGGTCCGCGCTGTACGACCAGCTCAGCGGCGACTCCGGCACCAGCCCGGTGGTCAGCTCGCTCGACTCCGACAGCGGCAGCGGCGACGCGCAGGCCACGAGCGGCCAGGTCGAGAAGGTCGCGAAGGCCGTGCTCCCGTCGGTCGTGCAGATCAACGTCGCGGGTGGCAGCGAGGCCGGCTCCGGCACGGGCATCATCATCAGCAGCAACGGCAACATCCTCACGAACAACCACGTCGTCGAGGCGGCCGCGCAGCAGGGCACCATCACGGTGGCCTTCAGCGACGGCACCACGTCGTCGGCCCAGATCGTCGGCCGCGACCCCAAGACCGACCTCGCCGTCGTGAAGGTCGACCGCACCGGCCTGACGCCCGCGACGTTCGGCAAGTCCTCCGACCTCGCGGTCGGCGAGGAGGTCGTCGCGATCGGCTCGCCGTTCGGCCTCGAGAGCACCGTGACCAGCGGCATCGTCAGCGCGCTCAACCGGCCCGTCTCGTCCTCCGACGGCACCGGCCAGAACACGACGGTGTTCCCCGCGGTCCAGACCGACGCGGCCATCAACCCCGGCAACTCCGGCGGGCCGCTCGTCGACCTCGAGGGCCGGGTCGTGGGCATCAACTCCGCGATCCGCTCGGGCGGCACGACGTCGGCCAGCGCCGGCTCGATCGGCCTCGGCTTCGCCATCCCGATCGACCTCGCCAAGAGCGTCGCGGACCAGCTGGTCAAGGGTGAGCAGGTCGAGCACGCGCTCATCGGCGTGACCGTCCGGCCCGCCGTCTCCAACGACGAGATCACCGGCATCGGCGCCGAGATCACCGAGGTCAACCCCGACAGCCCCGGCGCGAAGGCGGGCCTGGAGCGCGGCGACATCGTCACCGCCATCAACAACCAGCCCGTGGGCAGCTCCGACGCCCTCGTGGCCGGCATCCGCGGCTACCGTCCGGGCGAGCAGGTGACGCTGACCTACCTGCGCGACGGCAAGAAGGCCGAGACCCAGGTGACGCTGGCCTCCGACGGCGGAGCCACGGCCGACTGA
- a CDS encoding chorismate-binding protein, producing the protein MTHPLVSELQQQPAFALIRVRDSDTVTLVGGAYEDVENLADVPLAAGVPSDGPTWDHLVLVPFRQARERGFAAHDDGTPLRVVRADVLHELPLADLLPTLPDGGVELEDRGGFETSDADYASMVRQIIDDEIGRGEGANLVVGRHYRAKIADWGHDAALAVFRRLLERERGAFWTFLIFTGDRYLVGASPERHVSVEAGQVRMNPISGTFRTKGLTTHAEKTSALLEFLRDEKEIYELFMVVDEELKMMCDICHEGGLVLGPYLKPMSHLVHTEYLLAGRTDRDVRDVLRDSMFAATVTGSPVENACRLIEQYEEHGRGYYASVAALVGRDAQGSQRADAPILIRTADVDLDGNLKVTAGATLVRDSDPDYETAETWAKASGVLSAFGLVDAPTPASGPVEGFDAFTREDDVLIALGERNARLSQFWLSDQSGAAPEPSLQGRRVVVVDGEDDFVNMLSHVFGVLGMTTDVVRHDTYADWVGSGRSLEEYDLVVVGPGPGDPRDVGDAKIAVVDDVVVGLLASEQPFLAVCLGHQVLSRNLGLELGFKDIVFQGTQARLDVLGRPETVGFYNTFVARVGAAGLPPGVTVEREEATGDIHHVAGPHFHGIQFHAESVLTQRGFAILRDLVLDLLG; encoded by the coding sequence ATGACCCACCCGCTCGTCAGCGAGCTCCAGCAGCAGCCCGCGTTCGCCCTCATCCGGGTGCGCGACAGCGACACGGTGACCCTGGTCGGCGGCGCCTACGAGGACGTCGAGAACCTCGCCGACGTCCCGCTCGCGGCCGGGGTCCCCTCCGACGGACCCACCTGGGACCACCTGGTGCTCGTGCCGTTCCGCCAGGCGCGCGAGCGCGGGTTCGCCGCGCACGACGACGGCACGCCGTTGCGCGTCGTCCGCGCCGACGTGCTGCACGAGCTGCCGCTCGCCGACCTCCTCCCGACGCTGCCCGACGGCGGCGTCGAGCTGGAGGACCGCGGCGGGTTCGAGACCTCCGACGCCGACTACGCGTCGATGGTGCGCCAGATCATCGACGACGAGATCGGCCGGGGCGAGGGCGCGAACCTCGTCGTCGGCCGCCACTACCGCGCGAAGATCGCCGACTGGGGCCACGACGCCGCGCTCGCCGTCTTCCGCCGCCTGCTCGAGCGGGAGCGTGGCGCCTTCTGGACCTTCCTCATCTTCACCGGCGACCGCTACCTCGTCGGCGCGAGCCCCGAGCGGCACGTGAGCGTCGAGGCCGGCCAGGTGCGGATGAACCCGATCAGCGGCACGTTCCGCACCAAGGGCCTCACCACGCACGCCGAGAAGACGTCGGCCCTGCTGGAGTTCCTGCGCGACGAGAAGGAGATCTACGAGCTCTTCATGGTCGTCGACGAGGAGCTCAAGATGATGTGCGACATCTGCCACGAGGGTGGCCTCGTCCTGGGCCCGTACCTCAAGCCGATGAGCCACCTCGTGCACACCGAGTACCTGCTGGCCGGTCGCACCGACCGCGACGTGCGCGACGTGCTGCGCGACTCGATGTTCGCGGCGACCGTCACCGGCAGCCCGGTCGAGAACGCGTGCCGGCTCATCGAGCAGTACGAGGAGCACGGCCGCGGCTACTACGCGTCGGTGGCCGCGCTCGTCGGCCGCGACGCCCAGGGCTCGCAGCGTGCCGACGCCCCCATCCTCATCCGGACCGCCGACGTCGACCTCGACGGCAACCTCAAGGTCACGGCCGGCGCGACGCTGGTGCGCGACTCCGACCCCGACTACGAGACGGCCGAGACCTGGGCGAAGGCGTCGGGCGTGCTCAGCGCGTTCGGCTTGGTCGACGCCCCCACCCCTGCGTCCGGGCCGGTCGAGGGCTTCGACGCGTTCACGCGTGAGGACGACGTGCTGATCGCGCTCGGGGAGCGCAACGCGCGGCTGAGCCAGTTCTGGCTGTCCGACCAGTCCGGCGCCGCGCCGGAGCCGTCGCTGCAGGGCCGTCGCGTCGTGGTCGTCGACGGCGAGGACGACTTCGTCAACATGCTGTCGCACGTCTTCGGCGTGCTGGGCATGACCACCGACGTCGTCCGCCACGACACGTACGCCGACTGGGTCGGCTCCGGCCGCTCGCTCGAGGAGTACGACCTCGTGGTGGTCGGTCCCGGCCCCGGCGACCCGCGCGACGTCGGCGACGCGAAGATCGCCGTCGTCGACGACGTGGTCGTCGGCCTGCTGGCGTCGGAGCAGCCGTTCCTCGCCGTGTGCCTCGGCCACCAGGTGCTGAGCCGCAACCTCGGCCTCGAGCTCGGGTTCAAGGACATCGTCTTCCAGGGCACGCAGGCGCGCCTCGACGTGCTCGGGCGACCCGAGACGGTCGGCTTCTACAACACGTTCGTCGCGCGCGTCGGTGCCGCGGGGCTGCCCCCGGGCGTCACGGTCGAGCGCGAGGAGGCGACCGGCGACATCCACCACGTGGCCGGTCCGCACTTCCACGGCATCCAGTTCCACGCCGAGTCGGTGCTCACCCAGCGCGGGTTCGCGATCCTGCGCGACCTCGTCCTCGACCTCCTGGGCTGA
- a CDS encoding ArgE/DapE family deacylase: MTDPATSVDIDADLIRRDLAQLVSYPSVGGSESEASVQRWCAATLQGLGLDVDLWQLDLEELRADPDYPGEEVEREEAWGCVGTGGGPGTPRLVLNGHVDVVPPGDAAWWTAHDPWFLHEADGRWYGRGTCDMKGGVVAILAAVRAVGDRLTRPFAVHLVVGEEDGGLGTFATLRRGHTGRACLIAEPTAGTVVSANAGSLTFRLEVRGKATHGSRAGHGVSAVELFEQVHAALRRLDAERNVDPPAPFTDRPWPLSVGVVQAGDWASTVPDLLVAEGRFGVRPGESFADATAVFEAAVAAVDHPWLREHPPVVTWPGGRFAAGALPDGHPFGASVRDAVVAGGGDEPPFVGAPYGSDLRQYAAAGIPTVQYGPGNIEDAHAVDESVPIDEVVLSARAYAHLLLRHCG, from the coding sequence GTGACCGACCCCGCGACCAGTGTGGACATCGACGCCGACCTGATCCGCCGCGACCTCGCGCAGCTCGTCAGCTACCCCAGCGTGGGCGGCAGCGAGTCGGAGGCGTCCGTGCAGCGCTGGTGCGCCGCGACGTTGCAGGGCCTCGGGCTCGACGTCGACCTGTGGCAGCTCGACCTCGAGGAGCTGCGCGCCGACCCCGACTACCCGGGCGAGGAGGTCGAGCGTGAGGAGGCGTGGGGCTGCGTCGGGACCGGTGGCGGTCCGGGCACGCCGCGCCTCGTGCTGAACGGGCACGTCGACGTCGTGCCGCCGGGCGACGCCGCCTGGTGGACGGCCCACGACCCGTGGTTCCTGCACGAGGCCGACGGCCGCTGGTACGGGCGCGGCACGTGCGACATGAAGGGCGGCGTGGTGGCGATCCTCGCCGCGGTCCGCGCGGTCGGTGACCGGCTGACGAGGCCGTTCGCGGTGCACCTCGTGGTGGGCGAGGAGGACGGCGGCCTGGGGACGTTCGCGACGCTGCGTCGCGGTCACACCGGACGGGCGTGCCTGATCGCCGAGCCGACGGCCGGCACGGTGGTGAGCGCGAACGCCGGGTCGCTCACGTTCCGCCTGGAGGTGCGGGGCAAGGCCACGCACGGGTCGCGGGCAGGGCACGGCGTCAGCGCGGTCGAGCTGTTCGAGCAGGTGCACGCGGCGCTGCGCCGCCTCGACGCGGAGCGGAACGTCGACCCGCCGGCGCCGTTCACGGACCGGCCGTGGCCGTTGTCGGTGGGCGTCGTGCAGGCGGGCGACTGGGCGAGCACGGTGCCCGACCTGCTCGTCGCCGAGGGCCGCTTCGGGGTGCGACCCGGCGAGTCGTTCGCCGACGCGACGGCGGTGTTCGAGGCGGCGGTCGCGGCGGTCGACCACCCGTGGCTGCGTGAGCACCCGCCCGTCGTCACCTGGCCGGGTGGGCGTTTCGCGGCGGGAGCGCTGCCCGACGGCCACCCCTTCGGCGCGAGCGTCCGCGACGCAGTGGTCGCGGGTGGTGGCGACGAGCCCCCGTTCGTGGGCGCGCCGTACGGCTCCGACCTGCGCCAGTACGCGGCCGCCGGCATCCCGACGGTGCAGTACGGCCCGGGGAACATCGAGGACGCGCACGCGGTCGACGAGTCGGTGCCGATCGACGAGGTCGTGCTCAGCGCCCGCGCCTACGCGCACCTGCTGCTGCGCCACTGCGGCTGA
- a CDS encoding DMT family transporter, which translates to MTSSPTAPPAPSTSTERDWSLAAMGVTVLLWASAFVGIRAVADVFEPGPLSLGRLLVGALALVVLARPWRHRLPHGRTLALVVVYGVLWFGAYNVALNAGETYLDAGTAALVVNIGPILIALLAGIVLKEGFPRPLVVGMAVAFAGVVLIATSTRHDTSVQTASTTGVLLCVLAAVLYAVGALTQKPTLRTVAPAMSVWMACTIGAVVCLPFAPALVDQVGSASAGDVAWLVYLGVFPTAIGFTTWSYALRRLSAGQVASTTYLVPAVATLISWVLLGEVPAPLAFVGGALCLLGVAITRLRRRGAATS; encoded by the coding sequence GTGACCAGCTCCCCCACCGCGCCCCCCGCACCGTCGACGTCGACCGAGCGCGACTGGTCGCTCGCGGCGATGGGCGTCACGGTGCTGCTGTGGGCGTCGGCGTTCGTCGGCATCCGCGCGGTCGCCGACGTCTTCGAGCCGGGCCCGCTGAGCCTCGGCCGCCTGCTCGTCGGCGCGCTCGCGCTGGTGGTCCTGGCCCGACCATGGCGGCACCGCCTCCCGCACGGGCGGACGCTGGCGCTCGTCGTGGTCTACGGCGTGCTCTGGTTCGGCGCGTACAACGTGGCGCTGAACGCGGGCGAGACGTACCTCGACGCCGGGACCGCGGCGCTCGTGGTGAACATCGGCCCGATCCTCATCGCGCTGCTCGCCGGCATCGTGCTCAAGGAGGGCTTCCCGCGACCCCTCGTCGTCGGCATGGCGGTGGCGTTCGCCGGCGTCGTGCTCATCGCCACCAGCACCCGCCACGACACGTCGGTGCAGACGGCGAGCACGACCGGCGTGCTGCTGTGCGTGCTCGCGGCCGTCCTGTACGCGGTCGGCGCGCTCACCCAGAAGCCCACGCTGCGGACCGTCGCGCCGGCGATGTCGGTGTGGATGGCGTGCACCATCGGCGCCGTCGTCTGCCTGCCGTTCGCGCCGGCCCTCGTCGACCAGGTGGGGTCGGCGTCGGCGGGCGACGTCGCGTGGCTCGTGTACCTGGGCGTCTTCCCGACCGCCATCGGGTTCACGACGTGGTCGTACGCCCTGCGCCGGCTGTCCGCGGGACAGGTCGCGTCGACGACCTACCTCGTGCCGGCCGTGGCGACGCTGATCTCCTGGGTGCTGCTCGGCGAGGTGCCGGCGCCGCTCGCCTTCGTCGGCGGGGCGCTGTGCCTGCTCGGCGTGGCCATCACCCGGCTGCGACGTCGAGGTGCGGCGACGTCGTGA
- a CDS encoding TAXI family TRAP transporter solute-binding subunit, translating to MILSRRRLLVGAGALAALVGCATDDPFRDARGRLRIATGNRGAVFDRYGAALARETTVVMPDVDATEVLSRGSVDNARLLVEGRADVGFCLGDTARLAFDGEPPFDRPAGLVAVGRLYDSFLQVVVPRDSAVRTVQDLDGRRVAAGQVGSGTRLVVERCLAAAGLRTDAVDVEDLSLGDSVAAMETGRVDALAFVSGFPVPALVELGRRQALRALDLGDLVGVLAARPGGEEYVAGPLPAAPYRLPEPVRTVSVKTYLLARPNLADDLVGGFASVVFDRQESLVRRVPDVRQPTLAAAMFTQPIPLHPGAEAFLRRRLDRGA from the coding sequence GTGATCCTCTCGCGACGGCGGCTGCTCGTGGGCGCGGGCGCCCTCGCCGCGCTCGTCGGCTGCGCGACGGACGACCCGTTCCGCGACGCCCGGGGTCGGCTGCGGATCGCCACGGGCAACCGGGGGGCCGTGTTCGACCGGTACGGTGCGGCGCTGGCCCGTGAGACCACGGTGGTCATGCCCGACGTCGACGCCACGGAGGTGCTGAGCCGCGGGTCGGTGGACAACGCGCGGCTGCTCGTGGAGGGTCGCGCCGACGTCGGCTTCTGCCTGGGCGACACGGCGCGCCTGGCGTTCGACGGGGAGCCGCCGTTCGACCGGCCCGCCGGCCTGGTGGCGGTGGGCCGGCTGTACGACAGCTTCCTGCAGGTCGTCGTGCCGCGGGACTCCGCGGTCCGGACCGTGCAGGACCTGGACGGTCGACGTGTCGCGGCGGGACAGGTCGGGTCGGGCACCCGGCTGGTGGTCGAGCGCTGCCTCGCCGCCGCCGGGCTCAGGACGGACGCGGTCGACGTGGAGGACCTCTCCCTCGGCGACTCCGTCGCCGCGATGGAGACGGGGCGCGTCGACGCGCTCGCCTTCGTGAGCGGCTTCCCGGTGCCCGCCCTCGTCGAGCTCGGCCGGCGGCAGGCCCTGCGGGCCCTCGACCTGGGCGACCTCGTCGGTGTCCTGGCCGCGCGTCCGGGCGGCGAGGAGTACGTGGCAGGTCCCCTGCCCGCCGCCCCGTACCGGCTGCCCGAGCCGGTACGGACGGTGAGCGTGAAGACCTACCTGCTGGCTCGACCGAACCTGGCCGACGACCTCGTCGGCGGGTTCGCGTCCGTCGTCTTCGACCGCCAGGAGTCACTCGTGCGACGGGTGCCCGACGTCCGCCAGCCGACGCTCGCGGCGGCGATGTTCACCCAGCCGATCCCGTTGCACCCTGGCGCCGAGGCCTTCCTGCGGCGTCGGCTCGACCGGGGAGCGTGA
- a CDS encoding DUF2945 domain-containing protein, with protein MTNIKVGDRVSWDSPQGRTQGKVVERKTKDFQLDGQQWRASEDEPKLVVESEKTGAKAAHEPSALNKLKS; from the coding sequence ATGACGAACATCAAGGTCGGTGACCGGGTCAGCTGGGACAGCCCCCAGGGACGTACGCAGGGCAAGGTCGTGGAGCGCAAGACCAAGGACTTCCAGCTCGACGGCCAGCAGTGGCGGGCCAGCGAGGACGAGCCCAAGCTCGTCGTCGAGAGCGAGAAGACCGGCGCCAAGGCGGCCCACGAGCCGTCGGCGCTGAACAAGCTCAAGAGCTGA
- a CDS encoding ribbon-helix-helix protein, CopG family, giving the protein MAMTLRLTDEQDAALTQLASAQGISKNEAAARAIQRQLEESEQERDFVAALDDTIGRYPSTIRRLGE; this is encoded by the coding sequence ATGGCCATGACGTTGCGACTCACCGACGAGCAGGACGCCGCGCTCACGCAGCTGGCAAGCGCCCAGGGCATCAGCAAGAACGAGGCGGCGGCGCGCGCCATCCAGCGTCAGCTCGAGGAGAGCGAGCAGGAACGCGACTTCGTGGCTGCCCTGGACGACACGATCGGCCGCTACCCCAGCACCATCCGGCGCCTCGGGGAATGA
- a CDS encoding type II toxin-antitoxin system death-on-curing family toxin yields MTRFLTLTQALRAAEAVMGETPLVRDIGLVESALARPRTSVLGQDAYPSLDQKAAAMLQSLATNHPLVDGNKRMAFACTSVFLTMNGAPLTLDDENQAYDLVIAVATSELRDVHEIARALREGM; encoded by the coding sequence ATGACGCGGTTCCTCACGCTGACGCAGGCGCTGAGGGCCGCCGAGGCTGTCATGGGCGAGACGCCGTTGGTCCGCGATATCGGCCTGGTCGAGTCGGCGCTCGCGCGTCCGCGGACGTCGGTGCTCGGGCAGGACGCCTATCCATCCCTCGACCAGAAGGCTGCGGCGATGCTGCAGTCCCTAGCGACGAACCATCCGCTGGTGGACGGGAACAAGCGTATGGCCTTCGCGTGCACGTCGGTGTTCCTCACCATGAACGGCGCACCACTCACCCTCGACGACGAGAACCAGGCGTACGACCTGGTGATTGCCGTCGCGACCAGCGAGCTCCGTGACGTCCACGAGATCGCCCGAGCCCTTCGGGAGGGCATGTGA
- a CDS encoding HAMP domain-containing sensor histidine kinase — MRRRLLVLSVSLAVAVLVLLTVPLLRSYAESRAVDLHQQRLAAATRFASLADDGSTGVRLPDLAGDLARFDEVVGSTRTWVVGTDGSVVGGGGAPLPEGVPGLPTAVRVALAGTPTTAPGPLWPWADDDLVVATPVGRDAQVLGAVVMVEDTSGPRADVARVMGLVSLAALLFLVLLGWLVGVPLVRWIVRPVEQLEDRVHALGRGRASAVGPVEGPPELRRLVQAFNQMVDDVEQARQQQRDLVADVSHQLANPLTAIRLRLERLAREDESVVPVLAETERMAQSLEDVIAISRVGSLDREPVDVDVAAQVRSRVELWQPLFGTHLRARVPDGVVPAVLEEDLVPTVVDVLLDNAAKYAPDADVEVELTADSGTVRLLVRDHGAGVTPQEAAEVGRRFHRLDRHADVAGTGLGLSILELRVRDAGGSTRRRAALPGLAVEVTLPGRADAAGRPRRQGATGSAG; from the coding sequence GTGAGGCGTCGTCTGCTGGTCCTCAGCGTGTCCCTCGCGGTGGCCGTGCTCGTGCTCCTGACCGTCCCGCTGCTGCGCTCGTACGCCGAGAGCCGCGCCGTCGACCTGCACCAGCAGCGGCTCGCGGCGGCCACCCGCTTCGCCTCGCTCGCGGACGACGGCTCCACGGGCGTGCGGCTGCCCGACCTGGCGGGCGACCTGGCCCGCTTCGACGAGGTGGTCGGCAGCACCCGGACCTGGGTGGTGGGCACGGACGGCAGCGTCGTCGGCGGTGGCGGTGCACCGTTGCCGGAGGGCGTGCCGGGCCTGCCCACCGCCGTCCGAGTCGCGCTGGCCGGCACCCCGACCACCGCTCCCGGTCCCCTGTGGCCGTGGGCCGACGACGACCTGGTGGTGGCCACGCCGGTGGGGCGCGACGCGCAGGTGCTGGGTGCCGTCGTCATGGTGGAGGACACCTCCGGACCGCGCGCCGACGTCGCGCGCGTGATGGGACTGGTCTCGCTCGCCGCGCTCCTGTTCCTGGTGCTGCTCGGATGGCTGGTCGGCGTCCCGCTGGTGCGCTGGATCGTGCGACCCGTCGAGCAGCTCGAGGACCGCGTCCACGCGCTCGGCCGGGGTCGGGCGTCCGCCGTCGGCCCGGTGGAGGGGCCGCCGGAGCTGCGCCGGCTGGTCCAGGCGTTCAACCAGATGGTCGACGACGTCGAGCAGGCGCGGCAGCAGCAGCGCGACCTGGTCGCCGACGTGTCGCACCAGCTGGCGAACCCGTTGACGGCCATCCGGCTGCGTCTGGAGCGGCTCGCCCGCGAGGACGAGTCGGTGGTGCCGGTGCTCGCGGAGACCGAGCGGATGGCGCAGTCGCTGGAGGACGTCATCGCCATCAGCCGGGTGGGCAGCCTCGACCGGGAGCCCGTCGACGTCGACGTGGCCGCCCAGGTGCGCAGCCGCGTGGAGCTCTGGCAACCGCTCTTCGGGACGCACCTGCGGGCCCGCGTCCCCGACGGGGTCGTGCCGGCGGTGCTGGAGGAGGATCTCGTCCCCACGGTCGTCGACGTGCTGCTCGACAACGCCGCGAAGTACGCGCCGGACGCCGACGTGGAGGTCGAGCTCACTGCCGATTCAGGGACGGTCCGGCTGTTGGTGCGCGACCACGGGGCGGGGGTGACGCCGCAGGAGGCGGCCGAGGTGGGACGGCGCTTCCACCGGCTGGACCGGCACGCCGACGTGGCCGGCACCGGGCTCGGGCTCTCGATCCTGGAGCTCCGGGTGCGCGACGCCGGCGGCTCCACCCGTCGTCGGGCGGCTCTTCCGGGCCTCGCGGTCGAGGTCACGCTCCCCGGTCGAGCCGACGCCGCAGGAAGGCCTCGGCGCCAGGGTGCAACGGGATCGGCTGGGTGA